The proteins below come from a single Balaenoptera acutorostrata chromosome 2, mBalAcu1.1, whole genome shotgun sequence genomic window:
- the LOC103012641 gene encoding protein kish-A-like — MSAIFNFQSLLTVILLLICTCAYIRSLVPSLLDRNKAGLLGVFWKCARIGERKKPYVAACCIVMAFSILFPTP; from the exons ATGTCTGCCATCTTCAATTTTCAGAGTCTGTTGACTGTAATCTTGCTGCTTATATGTACCTGTGCTTATATCCGATCCTTGGTACCCAGTCTCCTGGACAGAAATAAAGCTGGGTTGTTGGGTGTATTTTGGAAGTGTGCCAGAATTGGGGAACGGAAGAAGCCTTATGTTGCAGCATGCTGTATCGTGATGGCCTTCAGTATCCTCTTC CCCACACCTTAG